TCCAGAAGATATAGATGAGATCCATGAATTTCAGTCTACTAGATAGGTATCAGCTGCTGAAGCAATGTGGCGCATTTAAAGGTTCCCGTTGAATGAAATGACGCCTTCCGTTTACACACTTCAATTGCATCTTCCAGGAGAACAAGTTGTTTCTTTCCACAAGAATACGAATCTGTCAAATCTGGTTGATAGTACGGATTTTACTAAGACGATGCTGACTGAATTTTTTGCCATGAATAAGCGCAGCAAGCAGGCGCGCAAACTGAAATGCCTGTATTGAGAGTTTTCAGAGTACTTTGTTTGGCATCCTGATAAGAAAAATTGACTTGTAGAAAGCGTAGAAAAGTAATCGGCCAAGTGGTTACTGTCCGTCCCAACGAGGGCAAACGATATTTTCTAAGATTGCTTTTATCTCATGTTCATGCGCCAAAATCATTCGACCATCTTCTCACTGTAGATGGACAGCTTGCATCTTCATATCAAGAAGCTGTCTTTCGACTGGGCTTGCTCCAGTCTGATACCTACATAGAAGACGCTCTTGATGAAGCCACTGCCTTTCACATGCCTTGTTCACTTAGATCCTTGTTTGCAATGTTACTTATTTTTTGTACTCCTTCCAATCCCTTCAAATTATGGGAGAAATATGAAGCTGACTTATCCAGTGATTTAGAAAGAACGAGCTCTATCACCGGCTGTGATTCTAATTATATTAGGAGGTATGTGCTACAGGACATAAATAGATCCTTGGAGCAAATGGGTAAACACATAAGTGATTACCGTCTTGTTCCTGACAGTCTTCTATTTACTGAGCATGAACGCTTGACCAAGGAAATCGAAAGTGAGCAAAGTGTGCGTTGTACAGAAGACGATTTGATGACTATTTCTTGGCTGAACACTGGTCAGCAAGCTACATATAATGCCATTATGTCTGAGCTATTTTTACCCGATGGCAAGAGTTTCTTTGTCGATGGTCCCGGAGGAACCGGTAAAACCTTTTTATATCGTGCTTTGCTTGCTACTCTGCGGACACATGGCCATATAGCGTTAGCGGTTGCATCGTCAGGTGTAGCAGCCTCTATTCTTCTTGGAGGGAGAACTGTGCACTCGCGCTTTAAAATCCCTCTTGATGCATCAGCTACTAAGGCTTGCCAGATTAGTAAGCAAAGCTCGACTGCTAAACTGATTGTCGTGGCTAAGTTAATCTTATGGGATGAATCTTCGATGGCAAAGCGAGATACCATTGAAGCATTCGATCTACTCCTTAGGGATATCATGGATAGTGATATGCCGTTTGGCGGTAAGGTCGTGGGTTTTGGAGGTGACTTTCGTCAGACTCTCCCGGTTATTCAAAACGCAACAAGGGATATTCAGGTTCAGTCCAATTTTGTTAGCTCTGCTTTGTGGAGCAGTCTACAGAAGGTCTCTCTTAAAGAGAATATGTGAGCTCTTCTAGACAAACCGTTCTCAGTATTCCTTCTTGGAGTAGGAGATAGAACTGAGCCAAAAGATGCCGATGGAAAATAACTCTGACCAATGACATATTAGTACCATATGATGAAAAGGAAACGTCTCTTGACAGGTTATGTTTTGAATCTGCAccttctatatatatatatattatagtGCGGTGCTATTCTATAGTAGTTACTTGAGCGTTAATACACCATATCATGGGTTATACTGCATAAAGTAATATGTTTTCTGCCTGCAACCTTGGTCACACAGGTTAGTAGACTCAGTGTTTTTCGACTTGCGGGTTTATTCCTTCGACCCCTATCTAATGATCAATAGGTGCATTCTCTCCGCAATGAATAGTACAGTTGATGATATAAATTAGATGATAATTGATCGTTTCTCAGGTCATCCTTTTACGTATACAAGCACTGATAGAACACTTAATGAGAGAGATCAAGGAGATTATGAAGATTTCCTTAATTCTTTGAATCCAAAAGGCCTCCCTCCTCATAAGTTAATTCTAAAGAAAAATTGTCCTGTCATTTTGCTGCGTAATCTGAACCCGGCTGAAGGTCTCTGCAATGGAACTCAGCTTATCTGTAAAGAACTCAAACAAAATACAATTTGTGCCGAAGTTGTTGTTGGACAGCATCGAGGGAAAAAAGTTTTGCTCCCAAGAATTCCGCTTCAGTCATCTGATAATGAAAAGAATGGAATCCTTTTTAAGAGGACTCAGTTTCCAATTAAACTCTGTTTTGCGATGACTATTAACAAGTCACAGGGTCAGACATTGGATTACGTGGGAATTTATTTACGTGAACCTGTGTTTTCCCATGGACAGCTATACATTGCTCTTTCTCGTGCAAAAACTTCGGCAGCTGTCAAGGTTCTCGTTGTGCCAGGAACTTATAGTGATTCTGTTACTTGtgccaaaa
This is a stretch of genomic DNA from Coffea eugenioides isolate CCC68of unplaced genomic scaffold, Ceug_1.0 ScVebR1_2851;HRSCAF=3955, whole genome shotgun sequence. It encodes these proteins:
- the LOC113757243 gene encoding ATP-dependent DNA helicase PIF3-like; the protein is MTPSVYTLQLHLPGEQVVSFHKNTNLSNLVDSTDFTKTMLTEFFAMNKRSKQARKLKCLKRRKVIGQVVTVRPNEGKRYFLRLLLSHVHAPKSFDHLLTVDGQLASSYQEAVFRLGLLQSDTYIEDALDEATAFHMPCSLRSLFAMLLIFCTPSNPFKLWEKYEADLSSDLERTSSITGCDSNYIRRYVLQDINRSLEQMGKHISDYRLVPDSLLFTEHERLTKEIESEQSVRCTEDDLMTISWLNTGQQATYNAIMSELFLPDGKSFFVDGPGGTGKTFLYRALLATLRTHGHIALAVASSGVAASILLGGRTVHSRFKIPLDASATKACQISKQSSTAKLIVVAKLILWDESSMAKRDTIEAFDLLLRDIMDSDMPFGGKVVGFGGDFRQTLPVIQNATRDIQVQSNFVSSALWSSLQKVSLKENM